In one window of Streptomyces roseofulvus DNA:
- a CDS encoding bifunctional diguanylate cyclase/phosphodiesterase: MEPTESAAPVPRPRGRVLPAGFTGLPAAVLGTAAAVLVTGLQRALTAGHPLFPGGVTGWSLALLTGLIVGHLVALGRERWWGGTGSGAALTLAVLLLYGWVPAGLVSLTVVVLVSAARRHRWRQGLLHGAADILGVGAAALVLAVFGDVPSVDAPWEPLDWGIADAPEIVLAAGAYLLATRLLLWYTLAPPGRGLPTVARTALLRQGLVAVALLGIAPLICVVADAFPVLLPLFAIPLIALDSTLWIARARAEEQLRDPLTGLPNRQWLLERTWTALEDAEGEQARAALVLIDLDRFRSVNDTLGHLAGDRLLLQIADRLRLALPRGAEAARLGGDEFAVLLPVADSTTSAQRVARHLVAALSSPLDLDGLTLVLEASAGVAVYPDHAADAEGLLRRADVAMYQAKRDRTGVEVYESKRDSNTPDRLGLLGDLRRALDAGEVELHYQPKVRFDGQVAGLEALVRWVHPERGKVPPDEFIAIAESSGLMPHLTEYVLETALAQVARWRAQGLEVPVAVNVSPRDVHTPGFAGAVAARLARHGVPAGSLQLEITEHVLLEDPQRAADTLNGLTGHGVKMSLDDFGTGYSSLVHLRRLPVSELKIDRSFVARLAVDTEDAEIVRCTVDLAHSLGLLVVAEGVEDDETWERLRDLGCDAVQGWLVSAAMPPAETTAWLLARGEHGWRRAVDTAPVTALDPAPGHVVQ, from the coding sequence ATGGAACCGACCGAGAGTGCCGCCCCGGTGCCACGGCCGCGCGGCCGGGTGCTCCCCGCGGGCTTCACCGGGCTGCCCGCCGCCGTGCTGGGCACCGCCGCCGCCGTGCTCGTCACCGGGCTCCAGCGGGCCCTGACCGCCGGCCACCCGCTCTTCCCGGGCGGGGTCACCGGCTGGTCCCTCGCGCTCCTCACCGGCCTCATCGTCGGCCACCTGGTCGCCCTCGGCCGCGAGCGCTGGTGGGGCGGCACCGGATCGGGCGCCGCCCTCACCCTCGCCGTGCTCCTGCTGTACGGCTGGGTCCCCGCCGGGCTCGTCTCGCTCACCGTCGTCGTCCTCGTCAGCGCCGCCCGCCGGCACCGCTGGCGGCAGGGCCTGCTGCACGGCGCCGCCGACATCCTCGGCGTCGGCGCCGCCGCGCTCGTCCTCGCCGTCTTCGGCGACGTCCCCAGCGTCGACGCCCCCTGGGAGCCGCTCGACTGGGGGATCGCCGACGCCCCGGAGATCGTGCTCGCCGCCGGCGCGTACCTCCTCGCGACCCGCCTGCTGCTGTGGTACACGCTCGCGCCGCCCGGCCGCGGACTGCCCACCGTGGCCCGCACCGCCCTGCTCCGCCAGGGGCTCGTCGCCGTCGCCCTGCTCGGCATCGCCCCCCTGATCTGCGTCGTCGCCGACGCCTTCCCCGTCCTCCTGCCGCTCTTCGCGATCCCGCTGATCGCCCTCGACTCCACCCTGTGGATCGCCCGCGCCCGCGCCGAGGAACAGCTCCGCGACCCGCTCACCGGCCTCCCCAACCGCCAGTGGCTGCTGGAGCGGACCTGGACCGCGCTGGAGGACGCCGAGGGCGAGCAGGCCCGCGCCGCCCTCGTCCTCATCGACCTGGACCGCTTCCGCTCGGTCAACGACACCCTCGGCCACCTCGCCGGCGACCGGCTCCTCCTCCAGATCGCCGACCGGCTCCGCCTCGCCCTGCCCCGCGGCGCCGAGGCCGCCCGGCTCGGCGGCGACGAGTTCGCCGTCCTGCTGCCCGTCGCCGACTCCACCACCAGCGCCCAGCGGGTCGCCCGCCACCTCGTCGCCGCCCTCTCCTCCCCGCTCGACCTCGACGGACTCACCCTCGTCCTGGAGGCCAGCGCCGGCGTCGCCGTCTACCCCGACCACGCCGCCGACGCCGAGGGCCTGCTCCGCCGCGCCGACGTCGCCATGTACCAGGCCAAGCGCGACCGCACCGGCGTCGAGGTGTACGAGTCCAAGCGCGACTCCAACACCCCCGACCGCCTCGGCCTCCTCGGCGACCTGCGCCGCGCGCTCGACGCCGGCGAGGTCGAGCTCCACTACCAGCCGAAGGTCCGCTTCGACGGCCAGGTGGCCGGCCTGGAGGCCCTGGTCCGCTGGGTCCACCCGGAGCGCGGAAAGGTTCCACCGGACGAGTTCATCGCCATCGCCGAGTCCTCCGGGCTGATGCCGCACCTCACCGAGTACGTCCTGGAGACCGCCCTCGCCCAGGTCGCCCGCTGGCGCGCCCAGGGCCTGGAGGTGCCCGTCGCCGTCAACGTCTCGCCGCGCGACGTCCACACCCCCGGCTTCGCCGGCGCCGTCGCCGCCCGCCTCGCCCGGCACGGCGTCCCGGCCGGCTCGCTCCAGCTGGAGATAACGGAACACGTCCTCCTGGAGGACCCGCAGCGCGCCGCCGACACCCTCAACGGCCTCACCGGCCACGGCGTCAAGATGTCCCTGGACGACTTCGGCACCGGCTACTCCTCCCTGGTCCACCTGCGCCGGCTCCCGGTCAGCGAGCTGAAGATCGACCGCTCCTTCGTCGCCCGGCTCGCCGTCGACACCGAGGACGCCGAGATCGTCCGCTGCACCGTCGACCTCGCCCACTCCCTCGGCCTGCTCGTCGTCGCCGAGGGCGTCGAGGACGACGAGACCTGGGAGCGGCTGCGCGACCTGGGCTGCGACGCCGTCCAGGGCTGGCTGGTCTCCGCCGCCATGCCGCCCGCCGAGACCACCGCCTGGCTCCTCGCCCGCGGCGAGCACGGCTGGCGCCGGGCGGTCGACACCGCCCCCGTCACCGCCCTCGACCCGGCCCCCGGACACGTCGTCCAGTGA
- the gatA gene encoding Asp-tRNA(Asn)/Glu-tRNA(Gln) amidotransferase subunit GatA: MTDIIKLTAAEIAAKIASGELTAVEVTEAHLARIDAVDEKVHAFLHVDREGALAQARAVDEKRARGEKLGPLAGVPLALKDIFTTRGVPTTVGSKMLEGWIPPYDATLVKRLKAADVVILGKTNMDEFAMGSSTENSAYGPTGNPWDLTRIPGGSGGGSSAALAAFQAPLAIGTDTGGSIRQPAAVTGTVGVKPTYGSVSRYGMVAFSSSLDQGGPCARTVLDAALLHEAIAGHDPLDSTSVDLPVPPVVEAARNGSVAGMRVGVVKQFRGEGYQAGVMQRFDESVELLKELGAEVVELDCPTFDLALSAYYLIAPSECSSNLARFDGLRYGLRAGDDGSRSAEDVTALTREAGFGPEVKRRIILGTYALSSGYYDAWFGSAQKVRTLITREFEKAFEQVDVIVSPTTPTTAFPIGERADDPMAMYLADLCTIPTNLAGNAAMSLPCGLAPEDGLPVGLQIIAPAMQDDRLYKVGAAVEAAFVEKWGHPLIEEAPSL, translated from the coding sequence ATGACGGACATCATCAAGCTCACCGCCGCCGAGATCGCCGCGAAGATTGCTTCCGGCGAGCTGACCGCGGTCGAGGTCACCGAGGCCCACCTGGCCCGCATCGACGCCGTCGACGAGAAGGTCCACGCCTTCCTGCACGTCGACCGCGAGGGCGCCCTCGCGCAGGCCCGCGCCGTCGACGAGAAGCGCGCCCGCGGCGAGAAGCTCGGCCCGCTGGCCGGCGTCCCGCTCGCGCTCAAGGACATCTTCACGACCCGGGGCGTGCCCACCACGGTCGGCTCGAAGATGCTGGAGGGCTGGATCCCGCCGTACGACGCCACGCTGGTCAAGCGCCTGAAGGCGGCCGACGTCGTCATCCTCGGCAAGACCAACATGGACGAGTTCGCCATGGGCTCCTCCACCGAGAACAGCGCCTACGGGCCGACCGGCAACCCGTGGGACCTCACCCGGATCCCCGGCGGCTCCGGCGGCGGCTCCTCGGCCGCGCTCGCCGCCTTCCAGGCCCCGCTCGCCATCGGCACGGACACCGGCGGCTCGATCCGCCAGCCCGCCGCCGTCACCGGCACCGTCGGCGTCAAGCCGACCTACGGCTCGGTCTCCCGCTACGGCATGGTGGCCTTCTCCTCCTCCCTCGACCAGGGCGGCCCCTGCGCCCGCACGGTCCTGGACGCGGCCCTGCTGCACGAGGCGATCGCCGGCCACGACCCGCTCGACTCCACCTCCGTCGACCTGCCGGTCCCGCCCGTGGTCGAGGCCGCGCGCAACGGCTCGGTGGCCGGGATGCGCGTCGGCGTCGTCAAGCAGTTCCGCGGCGAGGGCTACCAGGCCGGCGTCATGCAGCGCTTCGACGAGTCCGTCGAGCTGCTGAAGGAGCTGGGCGCCGAGGTCGTGGAGCTGGACTGCCCGACCTTCGACCTGGCCCTCTCGGCGTACTACCTGATCGCGCCGTCCGAGTGCTCGTCCAACCTGGCCCGCTTCGACGGCCTGCGGTACGGCCTGCGCGCCGGCGACGACGGCAGCCGGTCCGCCGAGGACGTCACCGCCCTCACCCGCGAGGCCGGCTTCGGCCCCGAGGTGAAGCGCCGCATCATCCTGGGCACCTACGCGCTCAGCTCCGGCTACTACGACGCGTGGTTCGGCTCGGCCCAGAAGGTCCGCACCCTCATCACCCGCGAGTTCGAGAAGGCGTTCGAGCAGGTCGACGTGATCGTCTCCCCGACGACGCCGACCACCGCCTTCCCGATCGGCGAGCGCGCCGACGACCCGATGGCGATGTACCTCGCGGACCTGTGCACCATCCCGACCAACCTGGCCGGCAACGCCGCCATGTCGCTGCCCTGCGGCCTGGCGCCGGAGGACGGCCTCCCGGTCGGGCTGCAGATCATCGCCCCCGCCATGCAGGACGACCGGCTCTACAAGGTCGGTGCCGCCGTCGAGGCCGCCTTCGTGGAAAAGTGGGGACACCCGCTGATCGAGGAGGCTCCGTCGCTGTGA
- a CDS encoding methionine synthase has product MSETKLWGPATGVGSLPGGDAREAAKTVTGSFEDFPFLAELPARGPGADMIGRTLGLLVDLYAHVEPSGWRISDRPGRDTRRARSWLGEDLDALEEFTQGYEGPLKVQAVGPWTLAAALELRGGEAALADAGACRDLAASLAEGLREHLADVARRVPGARIVLQLDEPSLTAVLLGQIRTASGYRTHRAVDRQVVESALRDVIAAHDGPVVVHSCAPGVPFALLRRAGVAGVSFDFGLLTERDEEPLGEAVEAGTKLFAGVVPSTDTALSDPGGSVMGVRTLWRRLGLNPGTLAESVVVTPTCGLAGASPAYARAALAHCARAARSLADNPE; this is encoded by the coding sequence GTGAGCGAGACCAAGCTGTGGGGCCCCGCCACCGGCGTCGGCTCCCTGCCCGGCGGCGACGCCCGCGAGGCCGCCAAGACCGTCACCGGGTCCTTCGAGGACTTCCCCTTCCTCGCCGAACTCCCCGCCCGCGGCCCCGGCGCCGACATGATCGGCCGCACCCTCGGGCTGCTCGTCGACCTGTACGCGCACGTGGAGCCCAGCGGCTGGCGGATCAGCGACCGGCCCGGCCGCGACACCCGCCGCGCCCGCTCCTGGCTCGGCGAGGACCTCGACGCCCTGGAGGAGTTCACCCAGGGCTATGAGGGCCCCCTCAAGGTCCAGGCCGTCGGGCCGTGGACCCTGGCCGCCGCCCTCGAACTCCGCGGCGGAGAGGCCGCCCTGGCCGACGCCGGCGCCTGCCGCGACCTCGCCGCCTCCCTCGCCGAGGGCCTGCGCGAGCACCTCGCCGACGTCGCCAGGCGCGTCCCCGGCGCCCGGATCGTGCTCCAGCTCGACGAGCCCTCGCTGACCGCCGTCCTGCTCGGGCAGATCCGTACGGCCTCCGGCTACCGCACCCACCGGGCCGTCGACCGGCAGGTCGTCGAGTCCGCCCTGCGGGACGTGATCGCCGCCCACGACGGGCCCGTCGTCGTCCACTCCTGCGCCCCCGGCGTGCCCTTCGCGCTGCTGCGGCGCGCCGGAGTCGCCGGCGTCTCGTTCGACTTCGGGCTGCTCACCGAACGTGACGAGGAGCCCCTCGGCGAGGCCGTGGAGGCCGGCACCAAGCTCTTCGCCGGTGTGGTGCCGTCCACCGACACGGCATTGTCCGACCCGGGCGGTAGCGTCATGGGTGTCAGGACGCTGTGGCGCAGGCTGGGGCTGAATCCGGGGACTCTCGCCGAGTCCGTGGTCGTCACCCCCACCTGCGGGCTCGCGGGCGCCTCGCCCGCGTACGCGCGGGCGGCGCTCGCCCACTGCGCCCGGGCGGCGAGATCGCTCGCGGACAACCCAGAGTGA
- a CDS encoding alpha/beta fold hydrolase has product MDEVKTVVSRDGTPIAYARYGTGAADGPAVVLVGGGPGTEAAEAPLARLLARSCPVYVYDRREDAAGCPVEREVEDLAAVLAAAGPRAAVHGSGSGGALALAAAAAGLPVAAVSVFEPPYDATLGPLPEVHARVLVVDGGASPAPVRRAARELSARLPRARHRTLTGQTHEVAPHVLAPVLAEFVAEAAEASDGL; this is encoded by the coding sequence ATGGACGAGGTGAAGACGGTCGTGTCACGGGACGGGACGCCGATCGCGTACGCGCGGTACGGGACGGGGGCCGCGGACGGGCCCGCGGTGGTGCTGGTGGGCGGGGGCCCGGGCACGGAGGCGGCGGAGGCGCCGCTCGCGCGGCTGCTGGCCCGGAGCTGCCCCGTGTACGTGTACGACCGCCGGGAGGACGCGGCCGGCTGCCCGGTCGAGCGGGAGGTCGAGGACCTGGCGGCGGTCCTCGCGGCGGCGGGTCCCCGGGCGGCGGTGCACGGCAGCGGGTCGGGCGGTGCGCTGGCGCTGGCGGCCGCGGCGGCCGGGCTGCCGGTGGCGGCGGTGTCGGTCTTCGAGCCGCCGTACGACGCCACGCTCGGGCCGCTGCCGGAGGTCCACGCGCGCGTACTGGTGGTCGACGGGGGCGCGAGCCCGGCGCCGGTGCGGCGGGCGGCCCGGGAGCTGTCGGCGCGGCTGCCGCGGGCCCGGCACCGGACGCTGACGGGCCAGACCCACGAGGTGGCGCCGCACGTGCTGGCGCCGGTCCTCGCGGAGTTCGTGGCGGAGGCCGCGGAGGCGTCCGACGGCCTGTGA
- a CDS encoding SDR family oxidoreductase yields the protein MVTMATHVITGAGSGIGAAVARRLHARGDELVLHARDAGRAKELAAEFPGARTLVGDLADPDRLSWAFSHQSLPDRVDSLLHIAGVVDLGAVGELTPKSWHHQLNVNLVAPAELTRHFLPQLRLTQGHVVFVNSGAGLNAHAEWGAYAASKHGLKALADSLRHEEHAHGVRVTSVYPGRTASPMQAKVHQQEGKEYDPGKWIDPESVATTIVMALDLPRDAEVNDLTVRPGR from the coding sequence ATGGTGACCATGGCTACTCATGTGATCACCGGGGCCGGGTCCGGCATCGGCGCCGCCGTCGCGCGCCGGCTGCACGCGCGCGGGGACGAACTCGTGCTGCACGCGCGCGACGCGGGGCGCGCGAAGGAGCTGGCGGCCGAGTTCCCCGGCGCCCGCACCCTCGTCGGGGACCTGGCGGACCCGGACCGGCTCTCCTGGGCGTTCTCGCACCAGAGCCTGCCCGACCGGGTCGACTCGCTGCTGCACATCGCCGGCGTCGTGGACCTCGGCGCGGTGGGGGAGCTGACGCCCAAGTCCTGGCACCACCAGCTGAACGTCAACCTGGTCGCCCCCGCCGAGCTCACCCGGCACTTCCTGCCGCAGCTCCGCCTCACCCAGGGCCACGTCGTCTTCGTCAACTCCGGCGCCGGGCTGAACGCGCACGCGGAGTGGGGCGCGTACGCCGCCTCCAAGCACGGCCTGAAGGCCCTCGCCGACTCCCTGCGCCACGAGGAGCACGCCCACGGCGTCCGGGTCACCTCCGTCTACCCCGGCCGCACCGCCAGCCCCATGCAGGCCAAGGTGCACCAGCAGGAGGGCAAGGAGTACGACCCCGGGAAGTGGATCGACCCCGAGTCCGTGGCGACCACCATCGTGATGGCCCTCGACCTCCCGCGCGACGCCGAGGTCAACGACCTGACGGTCCGTCCGGGACGGTAG
- a CDS encoding TIGR00730 family Rossman fold protein, with protein sequence MNICVFLSAADLDERYTAPAREFAGLLGKAGHTLVWGGSDTGLMKVVADGVQEAGGRLVGVSVDFLAAKARANADEMTVTEDLAERKALLLAKSDAIVVMVGGTGTLDEATEILELKKHARHTKPVVVLNTAGFYDGLKTQFQRMEDEGFLPRPLAELAFFAEDGATALAYLEGEIAAR encoded by the coding sequence ATGAACATCTGCGTCTTCCTCTCCGCCGCCGACCTCGACGAGCGCTACACCGCCCCCGCCCGGGAGTTCGCCGGCCTCCTCGGCAAGGCCGGCCACACCCTCGTCTGGGGCGGCTCCGACACCGGCCTGATGAAGGTCGTCGCGGACGGCGTCCAGGAGGCCGGAGGCCGGCTCGTCGGCGTCTCCGTCGACTTCCTCGCCGCCAAGGCCCGTGCGAACGCCGACGAGATGACCGTCACCGAGGACCTCGCCGAGCGGAAGGCGCTCCTCCTCGCCAAGTCCGACGCGATCGTCGTCATGGTCGGCGGCACCGGCACCCTCGACGAGGCCACCGAGATCCTGGAGCTGAAGAAGCACGCCCGGCACACCAAGCCCGTCGTCGTCCTCAACACCGCCGGCTTCTACGACGGCCTCAAGACCCAGTTCCAGCGCATGGAGGACGAGGGCTTCCTCCCCCGGCCCCTCGCCGAGCTGGCCTTCTTCGCCGAGGACGGGGCGACGGCGCTGGCGTACCTGGAGGGCGAGATCGCCGCCCGCTGA
- the ligA gene encoding NAD-dependent DNA ligase LigA, which yields MAVEQGALPDGEAVVPAEAREKHAELAEQVEEHRFRYYVKDQPVVSDAEFDRLLRALEALEDEYPELRTPDSPTQKVAGQYETDFTAVEHRERMLSLDNAFDEEELSTWAERVARDVGTPDFHFLCELKVDGLAVNLTYEHGRLTRAATRGDGRTGEDITPNVRTIADIPERLHGDRIPELVEIRGEVYFPMEAFEALNARLVEAGDKPFANPRNAAAGSLRQKDPKVTATRPLHMVVHGIGAREGFEITRLSEAYGLLHEWGLPTATHNKVVGTLPEVREFIAYYGENRHSVEHEIDGVVVKLDEIPLQGRLGSTARAPRWAIAWKYAPEEVNTKLVDIKVGVGRTGRVTPYAQVEPVTVAGSEVEFATLHNQEVVKAKGVLIGDTVVLRKAGDVIPEILGPVVDLRDGTEREFVMPAECPECGTALKPMKEGDIDLRCPNARTCPAQLRERLFFLAGRQCLDIENFGAVAAAALTRPLEPAEPPLADEGDLFDLTIEQLLPIKAYVLDADSGLPKRDPKTGEEKIVTVFANQKGEPKKNALAMLANIEAAKTRPLARFINGLSIRHVGPVAAEALAREFRSLERIEQATEEELAAVDGVGGIIAAAVKQWFAEEWHREIVRKWRAAGVTLEDEGAGEDEGPRPLEGLTVVVTGTLENFTRDGAKESLQSRGAKVTGSVSKKTGFVVVGENPGSKYDKAMQLKVPVLDEEGFKILLEQGPEAAREAAQPVEE from the coding sequence GTGGCAGTCGAACAGGGGGCCCTGCCCGACGGGGAGGCGGTCGTGCCCGCCGAGGCCCGCGAGAAGCACGCCGAGCTGGCCGAGCAGGTCGAGGAGCACCGCTTCCGGTACTACGTGAAGGACCAGCCGGTCGTCAGCGACGCGGAGTTCGACCGGCTCCTGCGCGCCCTGGAGGCGCTGGAGGACGAGTACCCGGAGCTGCGCACGCCCGACTCGCCGACCCAGAAGGTGGCGGGGCAGTACGAGACCGACTTCACCGCGGTCGAGCACCGCGAGCGCATGCTCTCGCTGGACAACGCCTTCGACGAGGAGGAGCTCTCCACCTGGGCCGAGCGCGTCGCCCGGGACGTCGGCACCCCCGACTTCCACTTCCTGTGCGAGCTCAAGGTCGACGGCCTCGCCGTCAACCTCACCTACGAGCACGGCCGGCTCACCCGCGCCGCCACCCGCGGCGACGGCCGCACCGGCGAGGACATCACGCCCAACGTGCGCACGATCGCCGACATCCCCGAGCGCCTCCACGGCGACCGGATCCCGGAGCTCGTCGAGATCCGGGGCGAGGTCTACTTCCCCATGGAGGCGTTCGAGGCGCTCAACGCCCGCCTGGTCGAGGCCGGCGACAAGCCCTTCGCCAACCCGCGCAACGCCGCCGCCGGCTCGCTGCGCCAGAAGGATCCCAAGGTCACCGCCACCCGACCGCTCCACATGGTGGTCCACGGCATCGGCGCCCGCGAGGGCTTCGAGATCACCCGCCTCTCGGAGGCGTACGGGCTGCTCCACGAGTGGGGCCTGCCCACCGCCACGCACAACAAGGTGGTCGGCACCCTCCCCGAGGTGCGCGAGTTCATCGCGTACTACGGCGAGAACCGGCACTCCGTCGAGCACGAGATCGACGGCGTCGTCGTCAAGCTCGACGAGATCCCCCTCCAGGGCCGGCTCGGCTCCACCGCGCGCGCCCCGCGCTGGGCCATCGCCTGGAAGTACGCGCCGGAGGAGGTCAACACCAAGCTCGTCGACATCAAGGTCGGCGTCGGCCGCACCGGCCGCGTCACCCCGTACGCCCAGGTCGAGCCGGTCACCGTGGCCGGCTCCGAGGTCGAGTTCGCCACCCTCCACAACCAGGAGGTGGTGAAGGCCAAGGGTGTCCTCATCGGCGACACCGTGGTGCTCCGCAAGGCCGGCGACGTCATCCCGGAGATCCTCGGCCCGGTCGTCGACCTGCGGGACGGCACCGAGCGGGAGTTCGTGATGCCCGCCGAGTGCCCCGAGTGCGGCACGGCGCTGAAGCCGATGAAGGAGGGCGACATCGACCTCCGCTGCCCGAACGCCCGGACCTGCCCGGCGCAGCTGCGCGAGCGCCTCTTCTTCCTCGCCGGCCGCCAGTGCCTGGACATCGAGAACTTCGGCGCGGTCGCCGCCGCCGCCCTCACCCGGCCCCTGGAGCCCGCCGAGCCGCCGCTCGCCGACGAGGGCGACCTCTTCGACCTCACCATCGAGCAGCTGCTGCCGATCAAGGCGTACGTCCTCGACGCCGACTCCGGACTGCCCAAGCGGGACCCGAAGACCGGCGAGGAGAAGATCGTCACCGTCTTCGCCAACCAGAAGGGCGAGCCGAAGAAGAACGCGCTCGCCATGCTGGCCAACATCGAGGCTGCCAAGACCCGTCCGCTCGCCCGCTTCATCAACGGCCTCTCCATCCGCCACGTCGGCCCCGTGGCCGCCGAGGCGCTGGCCCGCGAGTTCCGCTCCCTGGAGCGGATCGAGCAGGCCACCGAGGAGGAGCTGGCCGCCGTCGACGGCGTCGGCGGGATCATCGCCGCCGCCGTGAAGCAGTGGTTCGCCGAGGAGTGGCACCGCGAGATCGTGCGGAAGTGGCGCGCCGCCGGGGTCACCCTGGAGGACGAGGGCGCCGGGGAGGACGAGGGACCGCGTCCGCTGGAGGGCCTGACGGTCGTCGTGACCGGCACCCTGGAGAATTTCACCCGGGATGGCGCAAAAGAATCGCTCCAGAGCCGCGGAGCCAAGGTCACCGGTTCCGTTTCCAAGAAGACCGGCTTCGTCGTGGTGGGGGAGAACCCGGGATCCAAGTACGACAAGGCCATGCAGCTGAAGGTTCCGGTTCTGGACGAGGAGGGCTTCAAGATCCTGCTCGAACAGGGTCCCGAGGCCGCCCGGGAGGCCGCACAGCCGGTCGAGGAGTGA
- the gatC gene encoding Asp-tRNA(Asn)/Glu-tRNA(Gln) amidotransferase subunit GatC yields the protein MPGITREEVAHLARLARLELADEELDHFAGQLDDIIGAVARVSEVAEQDVPPTSHPLPLTNVMRADEVRPSLTPAQALSGAPAQEQQRFKVPQILGED from the coding sequence ATGCCTGGCATCACGCGCGAGGAGGTCGCACACCTCGCTCGGCTGGCGCGTCTGGAACTCGCCGACGAGGAACTCGACCACTTCGCCGGTCAGCTCGACGACATCATCGGCGCGGTCGCCCGCGTCTCCGAGGTCGCCGAGCAGGACGTCCCGCCGACCTCCCACCCGCTGCCGCTGACCAACGTCATGCGCGCGGACGAGGTCCGCCCTTCGCTCACCCCCGCGCAGGCGCTCTCCGGCGCCCCCGCCCAGGAACAGCAGCGTTTCAAGGTGCCGCAGATCCTGGGGGAGGACTGA
- the mnmA gene encoding tRNA 2-thiouridine(34) synthase MnmA: MTETPRPLRVLAAMSGGVDSAVAAARAVEAGHDVTGVHLALSANPQSFRTGARGCCTIEDSRDARRAADVIGIPFYVWDLAERFRADVVDDFVAEYEAGRTPNPCLRCNEKIKFAALLDKALALGFDAVCTGHYATVVLNEDGSRELHRASDMAKDQSYVLGVLDEQQLAHAMFPLGDTLTTKDEIRAEAERRGLAVAKKPDSHDICFIADGDTQGFLAARLGRAEGDIVDESGAKLGTHEGAYGFTIGQRKGLRIGHPAADGKPRYVLDISPVNNTVTVGPAASLDVTALTAIKPRWCGTAPEGPGRYTAQLRAHGGETEVSAALEDGELKVTFDEPVRGVAPGQAIVLYDGTRVVGSATIATTVRRTAAAPA, encoded by the coding sequence ATGACTGAGACTCCGCGCCCCCTCCGCGTCCTCGCCGCCATGTCCGGCGGAGTGGACTCCGCCGTCGCCGCCGCCCGAGCCGTCGAGGCCGGCCACGACGTCACCGGAGTGCACCTCGCGCTCTCCGCGAACCCGCAGTCCTTCCGCACCGGAGCCCGCGGCTGCTGCACCATCGAGGACTCCCGGGACGCGCGCCGGGCCGCCGACGTCATCGGCATCCCCTTCTACGTCTGGGACCTCGCCGAGCGCTTCCGCGCCGACGTCGTCGACGACTTCGTCGCCGAGTACGAGGCCGGCCGCACGCCCAACCCGTGCCTGCGCTGCAACGAGAAGATCAAGTTCGCGGCCCTGCTCGACAAGGCGCTCGCCCTCGGCTTCGACGCGGTCTGCACCGGCCACTACGCCACCGTGGTGCTGAACGAGGACGGCAGCCGCGAGCTCCACCGCGCCTCCGACATGGCCAAGGACCAGTCGTACGTGCTCGGCGTCCTCGACGAGCAGCAGCTCGCCCACGCCATGTTCCCGCTCGGCGACACCCTCACCACCAAGGACGAGATCCGGGCCGAGGCCGAGCGGCGCGGCCTCGCCGTCGCCAAGAAGCCCGACAGCCACGACATCTGCTTCATCGCCGACGGCGACACCCAGGGCTTCCTCGCCGCCCGCCTGGGCAGGGCGGAGGGCGACATCGTCGACGAGTCCGGCGCCAAGCTCGGCACCCACGAGGGCGCGTACGGCTTCACCATCGGCCAGCGCAAGGGCCTCCGGATCGGCCACCCGGCCGCCGACGGCAAGCCCCGCTACGTCCTGGACATCTCGCCCGTGAACAACACGGTCACCGTCGGCCCCGCCGCGTCCCTCGACGTCACCGCCCTCACCGCGATCAAGCCCCGCTGGTGCGGCACCGCCCCCGAGGGCCCCGGCCGCTACACCGCCCAGCTCCGCGCCCACGGCGGCGAGACCGAGGTCAGCGCCGCCCTGGAGGACGGCGAACTGAAGGTCACCTTCGACGAGCCCGTCCGCGGCGTCGCCCCCGGCCAGGCGATCGTCCTCTACGACGGCACCCGCGTGGTCGGCTCGGCGACCATCGCCACGACGGTACGTCGCACGGCCGCCGCGCCCGCCTGA